A region of Etheostoma cragini isolate CJK2018 chromosome 2, CSU_Ecrag_1.0, whole genome shotgun sequence DNA encodes the following proteins:
- the acsl1a gene encoding long-chain-fatty-acid--CoA ligase 1a isoform X2, whose product MQAQEVLRQLQIPELEDFRQYMRSLPTNALIGMGAFAAITTYWFATRPKALTPPCDLGLQSVELPGGEYARRSVLNDSDEPMTHFYSDACTMYEVFQRGIKVSNDGPCLGSRKPNQPYEWQSYREVADRAEHIGSALLHRGHSHTGDKFIGIFSQNRPEWTISELACYTYSMVAVPLYDTLGTDAIGYIIDKATISTVICDVPQKARMILDCVSGKARTVKTIVIIEPFDSELVTRGQECGIEILSLKELEAIGEANLHKPVLPKPDDLALICFTSGTTGNPKGAMLTHGNVISNTAAFIRITEGKLMPKSKDVLISFLPLAHMFERVVECVILIHGARIGYFQGDIRLLMDDLKMLQPTVFPVVPRLLNRMFDKVFSQANTPLKKWLLDLAFRRKEAELKCGVVRKDSMWDKLIFKKVQASLGGRVRLIITGAAPVSPTILTFLRAALGCQFYEGYGQTECTAGCSMTMPGDWTAGHVGPPLPCNAVKLVDVVEMNYLAANGEGEVCVKGPNVFKGYLKDPEKTAEAIDKDGWLHTGDIGKWLPNGTLKIIDRKKHIFKLAQGEYVAPEKIECVYNLSDPVAQIFVHGDSLQACLVGIVVPDPDFLPIWIKKKGIEGSYSELCNNKDVKNAILEDLLRLGKEAGLKSFEQVRDIALHPELFSVQNGLLTPTLKAKRAELRNHFREQIDELYATLKM is encoded by the exons ATGCAGGCTCAGGAGGTCCTGAGACAGCTGCAGATTCCCGAGCTGGAAGATTTTCGGCAGTACATGCGCAGCTTGCCCACCAACGCACTCATAGGCATGGGTGCCTTCGCTGCCATCACCACTTACTGGTTTGCCACCCGGCCGAAAGCCCTCACACCCCCCTGTGACCTCGGCCTGCAGTCAGTGGAATTGCCA GGTGGAGAATATGCCCGGAGGTCGGTACTGAACGACAGCGACGAGCCCATGACACACTTCTACAGCGATGCATGCACAATGTATGAGGTGTTCCAACGCGGGATTAAAGTATCCA atgATGGACCTTGTCTTGGATCAAGGAAACCAAACCAGCCATATGAGTGGCAGTCTTATAGAGAG GTGGCAGACAGAGCAGAGCACATTGGCTCTGCTCTCCTTCACAGAGGACACTCTCATACAGGAGACAAATTCATTGGCATCTTTTCCCAGAACAGGCCAGAG TGGACAATTTCCGAGCTGGCCTGTTACACATACTCCATGGTGGCAGTTCCATTGTATGACACACTGGGCACCGACGCCATTGGCTACATTATCGACAAAG CCACCATCTCAACAGTGATTTGTGATGTACCCCAAAAGGCTCGAATGATTCTGGACTGTGTCAGTGGGAAAGCACGAACGGTGAAGACAATTGTCATCATAGAGCCATTCGACAGCGAGCTGGTGACCCGTGGACAGGAGTGTGGCATTGAGATTCTGAGTTTAAAGGAGTTGGAG GCCATCGGTGAAGCCAATCTCCATAAACCAGTG CTGCCTAAACCAGACGACCTTGCACTAATCTGCTTTACATCCGGAACCACAG gaAACCCAAAAGGTGCAATGCTTACTCATGGAAATGTAATCTCCAACACTGCAGCTTTCATTAGAATAACAGAG GGCAAGCTGATGCCCAAAAGTAAAGATGTTCTCATCTCCTTCCTCCCTTTGGCCCACATGTTTGAGAGGGTGGTGGAG TGTGTCATCCTCATCCACGGGGCTCGAATCGGCTACTTCCAAGGCGACATTCGACTTTTGATGGACGATTTGAAAATGCTTCAGCCTACAGTGTTCCCTGTGGTTCCACGTCTACTCAACCGCATGTTTGATAAG GTTTTCAGTCAAGCCAACACGCCTCTGAAGAAATGGCTGCTCGATTTAGCTTTCAGGAGGAAGGAGGCAGAACTTAAATGTGGTGTGGTCAGAAAAGACAGCATGTGGGACAAactcatctttaaaaaagtgcaG GCAAGCCTGGGTGGTCGTGTCAGACTCATCATTACAGGAGCAGCACCCGTGTCTCCAACAATCCTCACGTTCCTACGAGCTGCACTGGGCTGTCAG TTTTATGAAGGCTACGGCCAGACTGAATGTACAGCTGGGTGCTCTATGACAATGCCCGGGGACTGGACAGCAG GTCACGTTGGGCCTCCTCTGCCCTGCAACGCTGTTAAATTAGTGGATGTAGTAGAAATGAACTACCTGGCAGCCAATGGAGAGGGAGAG GTGTGTGTCAAAGGACCAAATGTATTCAAGGGATACCTGAAAGATCCTGAGAAAACTGCAGAGGCAATCGACAAGGATGGATGGCTGCACACAGGAGATATTGGGAAATGGCTTCCT AACGGCACTCTGAAGATCATTGACAGAAAGAAGCACATTTTCAAACTGGCACAAGGGGAATACGTCGCTCCCGAGAAAATAGAATGCGTGTATAATCTCAGTGATCCAGTGGCCCAGATATTTGTTCATGGCGACAGCTTACAG GCGTGTTTGGTGGGGATTGTGGTACCTGATCCAGACTTTTTACCTATTTGGATCAAGAAAAAAGGGATTGAAGGCTCCTACTCTGAGCTGTGCAATAACAAG GATGTGAAGAATGCCATTCTGGAGGACCTTCTGAGGTTGGGCAAAGAAGCAGGACTAAAGTCTTTTGAGCAG GTGAGAGACATTGCGTTACATCCTGAGCTGTTTTCGGTCCAGAACGGCCTGCTGACACCCACCCTGAAGGCCAAGAGAGCCGAGCTCCGGAATCACTTCAGAGAGCAAATTGATGAACTCTATGCCACACTTAAAATGTAA
- the primpol gene encoding DNA-directed primase/polymerase protein: MRKWGDRLNKVEQLAQSFQLNPLAAHYKPRLWPIQPSSVWKLFPRQSMAISFAQSCKEDVHVFALEKEKTSLGQRIFLVTSYSELWHYYRTYTQSLMHCYEVIPEGAVCKLYFDLEFHTPSNKGTDGKAMVSLLIQYVCDKLMEVYGIECSTKNVLNLDSSTEEKFSRHLIFNLQNAAFKDNIHMGRFVHAILHPVLSRPNSGLNVGINSLAENGETRGTTAEETTAKAVEMAESPQAKRCKQEERDLSFLQVKNKNGQVGLFVDLGVYTKNRNFRLYKSSKVGQNAAFTLADDNTFIDKPEKGMSAEQSVFLASLVCNVSFTGQRILTSESPKTKESKTLKPDCQQESATNPDLLSGCLSSPHKEVDNFVLTVVKKDGVHGSIRRWNYFAADQLLVYDIAKYRWCENVERFHKSNNIMIVVDLKKEEWYQKCHDPECRDFRSPSYPLPQEICVSYIMALDEEDQAYLMDDAGNIVPSQAPNQAPNQAPNQAPQSAMCPKEESADDWGDGEDDQDYLESLDDFEQNSGEISDQLLLKCMADFDSQ; this comes from the exons ATGAGGAAGTGGGGAGACCGACTGAATAAGGTTGAGCAGCTTGCTCAGTCGTTCCAGCTGAATCCTCTGGCTGCACACTACAAACCTCGACTGTGGCCAATCCAGCCTTCCTCTGTATGGAAGCTCTTCCCTCGTCAAAGTATGGCTATCAGCTTCGCTCAGAGCTGCAAAGAG GATGTACATGTTTTTgcacttgaaaaagaaaagacgtCCCTGGGTCAAAGGATCTTTTTGGTTACAAGTTATAGTGAGCTTTGGCATTACTACAG gACTTACACACAGTCCTTGATGCACTGCTATGAGGTGATACCAGAGGGCGCTGTTTGTAAGCTTTACTTTGACTTGGAGTTCCACACGCCCTCAAACAAAGGCACTGATGGGAAAGCTATGGTGTCTTTACTTATCCAG TATGTTTGTGACAAGCTAATGGAAGTTTATGGGATTGAATGCTCCACAAAAAACGTCCTCAATCTTGATTCCAGTACAGAAGAGAAGTTCAGTCGACATCTCATCTTCAATCTCCAAAATGCCGCTTTCAAAGACAACATACATATGG GCAGATTTGTCCATGCAATTCTTCACCCAGTCCTGAGCAGACCCAACAGTGGCCTGAATGTTGGGATAAATTCACTGGCAGAAAACGGTGAAACACG CGGAACAACAGCAGAAGAGACCACAGCAAAGGCAGTAGAGATGGCTGAAAGTCCACAGGCTAAGAGGTGCAAGCAGGAAGAGCGAGACCTCAGCTTCCTCCAGGTGAAAAACAAGAATGGCCAAGTGGGTCTCTTTGTTGATCTTG gtGTTTACACCAAGAACAGAAATTTCCGCCTTTACAAGTCATCAAAAGTGGGACAGAACGCTGCATTCACGTTGGCAGACGACAACACGTTTATTGACAAACCTGAGAAGGGAATGTCTGCCGAGCAAAGTGTGTTCTTGGCTTCCTTAGTCTGTAATGTGAG TTTCACAGGTCAAAGAATTCTTACCTCAGAATCCCCCAAAACAAAGGAATCCAAAACCTTGAAGCCTGATTGCCAGCAGGAATCAGCCACAAATCCAG ACTTACTGTCTGGCTGCCTGTCGTCCCCTCATAAAGAAGTGGACAACTTTGTATTAACTGTGGTTAAAAAGGATGGTGTGCATGGAA GCATCAGACGGTGGAACTACTTTGCTGCAGACCAACTGCTTGTCTACGACATTGCAAAATATCGCTGGTGTGAAAACGTGGAAAGGTTCCATAAAAGCAACAACATCAT GATTGTTGTGGACCTCAAAAAGGAAGAGTGGTATCAGAAATGTCATGACCCTGAATGCAGGGACTTCAGGTCCCCAA GTTACCCATTGCCACAGGAGATCTGCGTCAGCTACATCATGGCTCTG GATGAGGAAGACCAGGCTTACTTAATGGACGATGCTGGCAACATTGTACCCAGCCAGGCACCAAACCAGGCACCAAACCAGGCACCAAACCAGGCCCCACAGAGCGCAATGTGTCCAAAGGAGGAATCAGCTGATGATTGGGGAGATGGAGAGGATGATCAGGACTATTTAGAAAGCCTGGATGACTTTGAACAAAATAGCGGAGAAATCTCTGATCAGCTTTTGCTCAAATGTATGGCAGATTTTGACTCCCAGTAG
- the helt gene encoding hairy and enhancer of split-related protein helt, translating into MASKMKDRKRTPISHKVIEKRRRDRINRCLNELGKTVPMALAKQNSGKLEKAEILEMTVQYLRALHSADFPRGREKGELLAEFANYFHYGYHECMKNLVHYLTTEDRAETKDIKYARILAFLQSKSRVVTEPLFGSVASMPEPSDYLSQLHASPEHQSHSPSDSVYQQSPPGHFSWHSSTRSPGISYPTVPLSAHTQQHGGYLSPVQGLDHHYFNFIGHTHANTFSLHSAQHAM; encoded by the exons ATGGCATCTAAAATGAAAGACAGGAAG AGAACTCCCATCTCTCACAAAGTCATTGAGAAGCGAAGAAGGGACCGCATTAATCGCTGCCTTAACGAATTAGGAAAAACTGTACCAATGGCTCTGGCAAAAcag AACTCTGGGAAACTGGAGAAAGCTGAAATCTTGGAAATGACAGTTCAGTACCTGCGAGCACTCCACTCAGCAGATTTCCCCCGTGGGAGAGAAAAAG GTGAGCTTCTGGCTGAGTTTGCAAACTACTTCCACTACGGATACCACGAGTGTATGAAAAACCTGGTGCATTACTTGACCACAGAGGACCGGGCtgaaacaaaagacattaaGTACGCACGGATCCTCGCCTTCTTACAGTCTAAATCCCGTGTGGTCACCGAGCCTCTGTTCGGCTCCGTCGCCTCGATGCCAGAACCGTCTGACTACCTCAGCCAGCTGCACGCCTCTCCGGAGCACCAAAGCCACAGTCCGTCTGACTCCGTATACCAGCAGAGTCCACCGGGACACTTCTCCTGGCACAGCTCTACCCGCAGCCCGGGCATCTCGTACCCAACAGTGCCGCTCTCTGCGCACACACAGCAGCACGGTGGATACTTGTCACCGGTGCAGGGACTCGATCATCACTATTTCAACTTTATCGGtcacacgcacgcaaacacgTTTAGTTTACACAGTGCGCAACATgccatgtaa
- the acsl1a gene encoding long-chain-fatty-acid--CoA ligase 1a isoform X1, whose protein sequence is MQAQEVLRQLQIPELEDFRQYMRSLPTNALIGMGAFAAITTYWFATRPKALTPPCDLGLQSVELPGGEYARRSVLNDSDEPMTHFYSDACTMYEVFQRGIKVSNDGPCLGSRKPNQPYEWQSYREVADRAEHIGSALLHRGHSHTGDKFIGIFSQNRPEWTISELACYTYSMVAVPLYDTLGTDAIGYIIDKATISTVICDVPQKARMILDCVSGKARTVKTIVIIEPFDSELVTRGQECGIEILSLKELEAIGEANLHKPVLPKPDDLALICFTSGTTGNPKGAMLTHGNVISNTAAFIRITEVHCMLNLHDIHVSYLPLAHMFERVVQCVILIHGARIGYFQGDIRLLMDDLKMLQPTVFPVVPRLLNRMFDKVFSQANTPLKKWLLDLAFRRKEAELKCGVVRKDSMWDKLIFKKVQASLGGRVRLIITGAAPVSPTILTFLRAALGCQFYEGYGQTECTAGCSMTMPGDWTAGHVGPPLPCNAVKLVDVVEMNYLAANGEGEVCVKGPNVFKGYLKDPEKTAEAIDKDGWLHTGDIGKWLPNGTLKIIDRKKHIFKLAQGEYVAPEKIECVYNLSDPVAQIFVHGDSLQACLVGIVVPDPDFLPIWIKKKGIEGSYSELCNNKDVKNAILEDLLRLGKEAGLKSFEQVRDIALHPELFSVQNGLLTPTLKAKRAELRNHFREQIDELYATLKM, encoded by the exons ATGCAGGCTCAGGAGGTCCTGAGACAGCTGCAGATTCCCGAGCTGGAAGATTTTCGGCAGTACATGCGCAGCTTGCCCACCAACGCACTCATAGGCATGGGTGCCTTCGCTGCCATCACCACTTACTGGTTTGCCACCCGGCCGAAAGCCCTCACACCCCCCTGTGACCTCGGCCTGCAGTCAGTGGAATTGCCA GGTGGAGAATATGCCCGGAGGTCGGTACTGAACGACAGCGACGAGCCCATGACACACTTCTACAGCGATGCATGCACAATGTATGAGGTGTTCCAACGCGGGATTAAAGTATCCA atgATGGACCTTGTCTTGGATCAAGGAAACCAAACCAGCCATATGAGTGGCAGTCTTATAGAGAG GTGGCAGACAGAGCAGAGCACATTGGCTCTGCTCTCCTTCACAGAGGACACTCTCATACAGGAGACAAATTCATTGGCATCTTTTCCCAGAACAGGCCAGAG TGGACAATTTCCGAGCTGGCCTGTTACACATACTCCATGGTGGCAGTTCCATTGTATGACACACTGGGCACCGACGCCATTGGCTACATTATCGACAAAG CCACCATCTCAACAGTGATTTGTGATGTACCCCAAAAGGCTCGAATGATTCTGGACTGTGTCAGTGGGAAAGCACGAACGGTGAAGACAATTGTCATCATAGAGCCATTCGACAGCGAGCTGGTGACCCGTGGACAGGAGTGTGGCATTGAGATTCTGAGTTTAAAGGAGTTGGAG GCCATCGGTGAAGCCAATCTCCATAAACCAGTG CTGCCTAAACCAGACGACCTTGCACTAATCTGCTTTACATCCGGAACCACAG gaAACCCAAAAGGTGCAATGCTTACTCATGGAAATGTAATCTCCAACACTGCAGCTTTCATTAGAATAACAGAG GTACACTGCATGCTGAACCTCCATGACATTCATGTATCCTATCTCCCCCTTGCTCACATGTTTGAGAGGGTTGTACAG TGTGTCATCCTCATCCACGGGGCTCGAATCGGCTACTTCCAAGGCGACATTCGACTTTTGATGGACGATTTGAAAATGCTTCAGCCTACAGTGTTCCCTGTGGTTCCACGTCTACTCAACCGCATGTTTGATAAG GTTTTCAGTCAAGCCAACACGCCTCTGAAGAAATGGCTGCTCGATTTAGCTTTCAGGAGGAAGGAGGCAGAACTTAAATGTGGTGTGGTCAGAAAAGACAGCATGTGGGACAAactcatctttaaaaaagtgcaG GCAAGCCTGGGTGGTCGTGTCAGACTCATCATTACAGGAGCAGCACCCGTGTCTCCAACAATCCTCACGTTCCTACGAGCTGCACTGGGCTGTCAG TTTTATGAAGGCTACGGCCAGACTGAATGTACAGCTGGGTGCTCTATGACAATGCCCGGGGACTGGACAGCAG GTCACGTTGGGCCTCCTCTGCCCTGCAACGCTGTTAAATTAGTGGATGTAGTAGAAATGAACTACCTGGCAGCCAATGGAGAGGGAGAG GTGTGTGTCAAAGGACCAAATGTATTCAAGGGATACCTGAAAGATCCTGAGAAAACTGCAGAGGCAATCGACAAGGATGGATGGCTGCACACAGGAGATATTGGGAAATGGCTTCCT AACGGCACTCTGAAGATCATTGACAGAAAGAAGCACATTTTCAAACTGGCACAAGGGGAATACGTCGCTCCCGAGAAAATAGAATGCGTGTATAATCTCAGTGATCCAGTGGCCCAGATATTTGTTCATGGCGACAGCTTACAG GCGTGTTTGGTGGGGATTGTGGTACCTGATCCAGACTTTTTACCTATTTGGATCAAGAAAAAAGGGATTGAAGGCTCCTACTCTGAGCTGTGCAATAACAAG GATGTGAAGAATGCCATTCTGGAGGACCTTCTGAGGTTGGGCAAAGAAGCAGGACTAAAGTCTTTTGAGCAG GTGAGAGACATTGCGTTACATCCTGAGCTGTTTTCGGTCCAGAACGGCCTGCTGACACCCACCCTGAAGGCCAAGAGAGCCGAGCTCCGGAATCACTTCAGAGAGCAAATTGATGAACTCTATGCCACACTTAAAATGTAA